In the Zestosphaera sp. genome, one interval contains:
- a CDS encoding DUF5603 domain-containing protein, translating into MSSVEKVRVKIPKYDIPAVRLKYVLLDADILLPHEEIVTERLSDIIRNIEEHDALDMPIIVAPIPGSSKYLIVDGHHRWAALIKLGCRKIPSVIVDYFDPKIKVFTWYPAFSGEPELLLSRLRELMLDIKKCDLSVDLVTDEDLINKAFLIFDKSGGCVSIEGDVEVQRRVLRVLDELTVKDLIRLTWYGLLSDASEDLRKSEIDCVLVRRAFSKSEIMEYVSKGGIYPPKTTRHLLPFTPIKDYIKLEVMCT; encoded by the coding sequence TTGTCATCAGTAGAGAAAGTCCGCGTGAAGATACCTAAATATGATATACCTGCTGTCAGGCTAAAGTACGTGTTGCTTGACGCGGACATTCTATTGCCTCATGAAGAGATAGTCACAGAAAGATTAAGTGATATAATTAGGAATATAGAAGAACATGACGCTCTTGACATGCCCATAATAGTAGCGCCTATACCAGGCAGTAGCAAGTATCTCATAGTAGACGGGCATCACAGGTGGGCAGCCCTCATAAAGTTAGGGTGTAGGAAAATACCTTCAGTAATTGTAGATTATTTTGATCCTAAAATTAAAGTCTTTACTTGGTACCCTGCTTTTTCCGGAGAACCTGAGTTGCTTCTCAGCAGATTGCGTGAGTTAATGCTAGATATTAAGAAGTGTGATTTGAGTGTTGACTTAGTCACTGATGAAGACTTAATTAACAAGGCCTTCTTAATATTTGATAAGAGTGGCGGGTGCGTGTCTATAGAGGGGGATGTCGAAGTTCAGAGGCGTGTACTGAGGGTACTTGATGAACTCACTGTAAAGGATTTAATAAGACTTACTTGGTATGGCCTGCTTTCAGACGCTTCAGAAGATCTACGCAAAAGTGAAATAGATTGCGTGCTAGTGAGGAGAGCTTTCAGCAAGTCTGAGATAATGGAGTACGTTAGTAAAGGCGGTATATACCCGCCTAAGACTACTAGACATTTACTCCCCTTCACTCCTATTAAAGACTATATTAAACTCGAAGTAATGTGTACTTAG